From one Neovison vison isolate M4711 chromosome 1, ASM_NN_V1, whole genome shotgun sequence genomic stretch:
- the PCYOX1L gene encoding prenylcysteine oxidase-like: MARAARLLAALAALLAAAATGGDARPSKIAVVGAGIGGSAVAHFLQQHFGPRVQIDVFEKGTVGGRLATISVNKQHYESGAASFHSLSLHMQDFVKQLGLRHRREVVGRSAIFSGEHFVLEETDWYLLNLFRLWWHYGISFLRLQMWVEEVMEKFMRIYKYQAHGYAFSGVEELLYSLGESAFVNMTQRSVAESLLQVGVTQRFIDDVVSAVLRASYGQSAAMPAFAGAMSLAGAQGSLWSVEGGNKLVCSGLLKLTKANVIHATVTSVTLQNTEGKPLYYVEYENEVGNGSDFYDIVVIATPLHLDNSSSSITFEGFDPPIDAAQGSFQPTVVSLVHGYLNSSYFGFPDPKLFPFASILTTDFPNFFCALDNICPVNISANFRRKQPQEAAVWRVQSPKPLLRSQLKTLFRSYYSVQTAEWRAHPVYGSPGTLPRFALHDQLFHLNALEWAASSVEVMAVAAKNVALLAYNRWYQDLDKIDQKDLIHKVKTEL, encoded by the exons ATGGCCCGCGCTGCCCGGCTCCTCGCCGCGCTGGCCGCGCTCctggccgccgccgccacagGCGGAGACGCCCGGCCCAGCAAAATCG CCGTGGTTGGAGCCGGAATCGGGGGCTCCGCCGTAGCCCATTTCCTCCAGCAACACTTCGGGCCCCGGGTACAGATCGACGTATTTGAGAAGGGGACTGTGGGTGGCCGCCTGGCCACCATCTCTGTCAACAAGCAGCATTACGAGAGCGGGGCCGCCTCCTTCCACTCCCTGAGCCTGCACATGCAGGACTTCGTCAAGCAGCTGG GCCTGAGGCACCGGCGAGAGGTGGTGGGCAGGAGCGCCATCTTCAGCGGGGAGCACTTCGTGCTGGAGGAGACAGACTGGTACCTGCTGAACCTCTTCCGCCTCTGGTGGCACTACGGCATCAGCTTCCTGCGACTGCAGATGTGGGTGGAGGAGGTCATGGAGAAGTTCATGAG GATCTACAAGTACCAGGCCCACGGTTACGCTTTCTCCGGCGTGGAGGAGCTGCTGTACTCTCTGGGAGAGTCTGCCTTCGTCAACATGACCCAGCGCTCCGTGGCCGAGTCCCTGCTCCAAGTGGGCGTCACTCAGCGCTTTATCGACGATGTCGTCTCTGCTGTCCTGCGGGCCAGCTATGGCCAGTCTGCAGCAATGCCTGCCTTCGCCG GAGCCATGTCACTAGCtggggcccagggcagcctgtggTCTGTGGAGGGAGGCAACAAGCTGGTTTGCTCCGGCCTGCTGAAGCTCACCAAGGCCAACGTGATCCACGCCACAGTGACCTCTGTGACCCTGCAAAATACGG aagGGAAACCCTTGTACTATGTGGAGTACGAGAACGAGGTGGGCAACGGGTCTGACTTCTATGACATAGTGGTCATCGCCACACCCCTGCACCTGGATAACAGCAGCAGCTCCATCACCTTTGAGGGCTTCGACCCACCCATCGATGCTGCCCAGGGCTCTTTCCAGCCCACCGTGGTCTCCTTGGTCCATGGCTACCTCAACTCTTCCTACTTCGGTTTCCCCGACCCTAAGCTCTTCCCCTTCGCCAGCATCCTCACCACAGACTTCCCCAACTTCTTCTGCGCCCTGGACAACATCTGTCCGGTCAACATCTCGGCCAACTTCCGGCGGAAGCAGCCCCAGGAGGCCGCCGTCTGGCGTGTCCAGTCCCCCAAGCCCCTCCTCCGGTCCCAGCTGAAGACCCTCTTCCGCTCCTACTACTCGGTGCAGACTGCCGAGTGGCGGGCCCATCCTGTGTATGGCTCCCCCGGCACCCTCCCGCGCTTCGCCCTCCACGACCAGCTCTTCCACCTCAATGCCCTGGAGTGGGCGGCCAGCTCGGTGGAGGTGATGGCCGTGGCTGCCAAGAACGTGGCCCTGCTGGCCTACAACCGCTGGTACCAGGACCTGGACAAGATCGACCAAAAGGACCTGATACACAAGGTGAAAACCGAGCTGTGA
- the IL17B gene encoding interleukin-17B, producing the protein MDWPHSLLLLLTLSIFLGLGQPRNPKGKRKGPGRPGTLAPGPHQVPLDLVSQAKPYARMEEYERNLGEMVAQLRNSSEPARRKCEVNLQLWLSNKRSLSPWGYSINHDPSRIPADLPEARCLCLGCVNPFTMQEDRSMVSVPVFSQVPVRRRLCPLPPRTGPCRQRAVMETIAVGCTCIF; encoded by the exons ATGGACTGGCCGCACAGCCTG CTGCTCCTTCTCaccctctccatcttcctggggCTGGGCCAGCCCAGGAACCCCAAAGGCAAGAGGAAGGGGCCAGGGCGGCCTGGAACCCTGGCTCCAGGGCCTCACCAGGTGCCGCTGGACCTGGTGTCCCAGGCGAAGCCGTACGCCCGCATGGAGGAATACGAGAGGAACCTTGGGGAGATGGTGGCCCAGCTGAGGAACAGCTCCGAGCCGGCCAGAAGGAAGTGTGAGGTCAACCTGCAGCTGTGGCTGTCCAACAAGAGGAGCCTGTCGCCCTGGGGCTACAG CAtcaaccatgacccgagccgcatTCCTGCAGACCTGCCGGAGGCGCGATGCCTGTGCCTGGGCTGCGTGAACCCCTTCACCATGCAGGAGGACCGCAGCATGGTGAGCGTGCCCGTGTTCAGCCAGGTGCCCGTGCGCCGCCGCCTCTGCCCGCTGCCACCCCGCACTGGGCCGTGCCGCCAGCGCGCGGTCATGGAGACCATCGCCGTGGGCTGCACCTGCATCTTCTGA